A window from Salmo trutta chromosome 29, fSalTru1.1, whole genome shotgun sequence encodes these proteins:
- the LOC115167259 gene encoding cysteine-rich secretory protein LCCL domain-containing 2: MTAAMPCWLSALTLALLVLSAREGAALFLPDSNELRQLLSRYQDDQNSTDNTAGSRTRRAIQWTDRGEILQLHNKLRGQVYPTASNMEYMVWDDELERSATHWAEACQWEHGPKDLLMSIGQNLAVHWGRYRSPANHVQAWYDEVKDYTYPYQHECNPWCPDRCSGPMCTHYTQLVWATTSRVGCAVHVCPRMNVWGEIWENAVYLVCNYSPKGNWIGEAPYQHGRPCSQCPPSYGGSCRDNLCFKGDSQRSETEDMNEVEKAQIPMSPRTTAKPVPRPKPAAPKKPSTPKAPTSTFLAQNIKCETRMRDKCKGATCNRFNCPANCQNKKGKVWGTLFYDVQSSICRAAIHYGIINNNGGLVDTTRKDKLPFFVKATKNGIESFSKYKAGNAFVVSKVERQSVDCYATVAEICPFKKPYSNCPRVFCPANCKNEPSYWAPVVGNSFYTERSSICRAAIHAGVIQAGGGYVDVLPLDKKKSYVGVLKNGIQSESKSNPDGGSFRVFAVRE, translated from the exons ATGACTGCTGCCATGCCCTGCTGGCTCTCAGCCCTCACCCTCGCCCTCCTGGTCCTCTCTGCCAGGGAAGGAGCTGCCCTCTTCCTGCCCGACTCAAATGAGCTGAGGCAGCTACTGAGCCGGTACCAGGATGACCAGAACAGCACCGATAACACAGCGGGTAGTAGGACCCGACGGGCCATCCAGTGGACAGACCGTGGGGAGATTCTACAACTGCACAACAAACTGAGGGGACAAGTCTACCCCACCGCATCCAACATGGAGTACATG GTCTGGGATGATGAGCTGGAGAGGTCAGCCACTCACTGGGCAGAGGCATGCCAGTGGGAACATGGACCTAAGGACCTGCTCATGTCCATCGGTCAGAACCTCGCTGTTCACTGGGGCAG gTACCGCTCCCCGGCCAACCACGTCCAGGCCTGGTATGATGAGGTGAAGGACTACACCTACCCCTACCAACATGAGTGCAATCCCTGGTGTCCCGACCGCTGTTCAGGGCCCATGTGCACCCACTACACCCAG CTGGTCTGGGCCACCACTAGTCGTGTGGGGTGTGCAGTGCACGTGTGTCCCAGGATGAACGTGTGGGGGGAGATCTGGGAGAACGCTGTTTACCTCGTCTGTAACTACTCCCCCAA GGGAAACTGGATCGGAGAGGCCCCTTACCAACATGGCCGCCCATGCTCCCAGTGCCCTCCTAGCTACGGAGGAAGCTGCAGGGACAACCTCTGCTTCAAGGGGGACTCTCAGCGTTCTGAGACTGAGGACATGAACGAGGTGGAGAAAGCTCAGATTCCCATGTCACCCCGCACCACCGCCAAGCCTGTCCCCAGACCCAAACCTGCTGCTCCCAAGAAGCCTTCCACTCCCAAGGCTCCCACCAGCACTTTCCTGG CCCAAAACATCAAGTGTGAGACCAGAATGCGTGACAAGTGCAAGGGAGCAACCTGCAACAGATTCAACTGCCCTGCTAACTGCCAGAACAAGAAAGGGAAAGTGTGGGGGACGCTCTTCTATGATGTG CAATCAAGTATCTGTCGTGCTGCTATTCATTATGGCATCATCAATAACAATGGTGGTCTGGTGGACACTACAAGGAAAGACAAGTTGCCATTCTTCGTCAAGGCAACAAAGAACGGCATTGAGTCATTCAG TAAATACAAAGCCGGCAATGCATTTGTGGTGTCCAAAGTGGAAA GACAATCAGTGGACTGCTATGCAACAGTGGCGGAGATCTGCCCCTTCAAGAAGCCCTACTCCAACTGCCCAAG AGTGTTCTGTCCGGCCAACTGCAAGAACGAGCCATCCTACTGGGCTCCGGTGGTTGGGAACAGCTTCTACACAGAG CGCTCCAGTATCTGCCGAGCAGCCATCCATGCCGGGGTGATCCAAGCCGGCGGGGGCTACGTGGACGTCCTGCCCCTGGATAAGAAGAAGAGTTACGTTGGCGTCCTGAAGAACGGCATCCAGTCAGAGAG TAAGAGCAATCCAGACGGTGGCTCGTTCCGTGTTTTTGCTGTGAGGGAGTGA